The following proteins come from a genomic window of Candidatus Omnitrophota bacterium:
- a CDS encoding radical SAM protein, with amino-acid sequence MRILLIAYDNDSYISVFPLGLAYIASACRDAGHKVEIYNQDVYHWPEEHLVELLEKEHFDVVGVGVVGGYYQYKKLLKISDALNRSKDRPFYLIGGHGPSPEPEYFLKKTKANAVVIGEGEITVVELLKAIANKKDLAGVEGIAFLKEGKCIQTPRRELIQEVDSISFPAWDLFPVEHYSLMRAPNITNKNRYMNMLSGRGCTFKCNFCYRMDPGFRPRSAESIIREIELLKEKYAISYIEFADELFMSSVERTELLSERFIKEKLGIKWWCNGRLNFAKADLLKLMKKAGCVFINYGIESLDEKALKNMNKALTVKQITTGIENTLDAGISPGFNIIFGNIGETARSLKLGVDFLLKYDDQSQLRTIRPVTPYPGSPLYYYAIECGLLRDCEDFYEKKHLNSDLLSVNFTELSDEEFYRNLREANTKLVENYYKKKMYSVCEQINDLYIKKDTGFRGFRQT; translated from the coding sequence ATGCGAATCTTACTAATTGCCTATGATAATGATTCTTATATATCGGTTTTCCCTTTAGGGCTGGCTTATATAGCTTCGGCCTGCAGGGATGCCGGACATAAGGTCGAGATCTATAACCAGGATGTTTACCATTGGCCGGAAGAGCACTTGGTTGAACTATTGGAGAAGGAACATTTTGACGTAGTCGGAGTGGGAGTAGTTGGCGGTTATTATCAATATAAAAAATTATTAAAGATTTCTGATGCGCTTAACCGGTCTAAAGACAGGCCTTTTTATCTTATCGGAGGCCATGGCCCATCACCGGAGCCAGAGTATTTTTTGAAAAAGACAAAAGCAAACGCCGTTGTTATAGGAGAAGGCGAAATTACCGTGGTGGAACTTTTGAAGGCAATTGCAAATAAAAAAGATCTTGCCGGCGTAGAAGGGATTGCTTTTTTAAAAGAAGGTAAGTGTATACAGACTCCCAGAAGGGAATTAATCCAGGAGGTTGATTCGATTTCCTTTCCTGCTTGGGATTTATTCCCAGTAGAACATTATTCCTTAATGCGGGCCCCCAATATAACAAACAAGAACAGGTATATGAATATGTTATCTGGAAGGGGCTGTACTTTTAAATGTAATTTTTGTTACAGAATGGATCCTGGTTTTAGGCCTAGATCAGCAGAGAGTATAATTAGGGAAATCGAGCTGCTTAAAGAAAAATACGCTATTTCTTATATTGAATTTGCCGATGAGTTATTTATGAGTTCAGTCGAGCGTACAGAATTACTCAGTGAAAGGTTTATAAAAGAAAAATTAGGCATTAAATGGTGGTGCAACGGGAGATTAAACTTTGCTAAAGCGGATCTACTAAAATTAATGAAAAAGGCCGGGTGTGTTTTTATCAATTACGGAATTGAATCTTTAGATGAAAAGGCTCTTAAGAACATGAATAAGGCATTGACAGTCAAACAAATTACTACGGGGATAGAAAATACTCTGGATGCTGGAATTAGCCCGGGATTTAATATAATATTTGGAAATATAGGCGAAACCGCAAGATCTTTAAAATTGGGTGTTGATTTTCTCTTAAAATACGATGACCAGTCGCAGTTAAGGACTATACGCCCTGTTACCCCTTATCCAGGCTCTCCGCTGTATTATTACGCTATTGAATGCGGGCTTCTAAGGGATTGTGAAGATTTTTACGAGAAGAAGCATCTTAATTCGGATCTTTTAAGCGTAAATTTTACAGAGCTTTCAGACGAAGAGTTTTATCGTAACTTAAGAGAGGCTAATACAAAACTGGTGGAAAATTATTATAAGAAAAAGATGTATTCGGTATGCGAGCAGATAAACGATCTTTATATAAAAAAAGATACCGGCTTCAGGGGATTTAGGCAGACTTAA
- a CDS encoding radical SAM protein, which translates to MQNINKKLLIVKPPYRHIPMGIAYVLSCLEKNNIPFDFIDATFTRPNYKKLFKKNDYLAFATGGLISNYDFISKTIRVIRSIRDDLPVIMGGNITKDVNPEFLFDKDMLGIDYGIIGEAETSLPYLIDRLNNGSESIQDIPGLIFKNKGTGQITKNVPMRFNLQDVNVFPAWHRINMEFYKYSDVSYMANQVVLPVVTGRGCVGVCAFCSPTVGVFQKRPVGHVMEEIDLLFSRYNFDILNILNEMFYQNKEDILQFCQEYKKLKVRKPWMAAMRVDVKGIDEDTFVAMKEAGCILTGAGIESGSNKVLKIMKKLTSKEQIINFYRWSKKTCLPSLGTFMVGNEREAKEDIKETIDMVIAEEMNCDASLTHAYPGTQIYKNALKRGLVSNERDYYKRALFTPTPYDLSWINREAYLNISDIPNDRFWEVIFGELRRFYTFLYKRFRVIDLQYKYNRLFSAVVVIGICSECGSPIKIHSSFDLLGQLTYCPKCYSVLYADYYKLIDFSGHFDFLCRQLMMTEKLIIVGTELQAMNLLRYDHFGLNFKKIKGFLDFKKKGNQDSLFAYIPKIKTDELLSILPDTILVADDQAYDAELKLMVFYSRNKISVPKILNLIPHNKAFGLNISKYVRKFITRLRIRGIIYRMICSLAILLLESIALFPKAIPFLAQKSKPFLKRVLGAAFARKLRRLCLKLIS; encoded by the coding sequence ATGCAAAATATAAATAAAAAATTATTGATCGTTAAACCGCCGTATAGGCATATCCCTATGGGGATAGCTTATGTCCTTTCGTGTTTAGAGAAAAATAATATACCTTTCGATTTTATCGATGCAACATTTACCCGCCCAAATTATAAAAAACTTTTTAAAAAGAATGATTATTTAGCTTTTGCAACTGGAGGATTAATTTCAAATTATGACTTTATATCAAAGACTATTAGGGTAATTCGTTCAATACGGGACGATTTACCGGTTATAATGGGGGGAAATATTACTAAGGATGTAAATCCGGAGTTTCTTTTTGACAAAGACATGCTAGGGATCGATTACGGAATTATAGGCGAGGCAGAAACTTCGCTGCCCTATTTAATAGATAGGTTAAATAATGGTTCTGAATCCATCCAAGATATACCCGGGTTAATTTTTAAAAACAAAGGTACAGGGCAGATTACTAAAAATGTCCCTATGCGGTTTAATTTACAGGATGTTAATGTGTTTCCTGCTTGGCATCGTATTAATATGGAATTTTATAAATATTCCGATGTTTCTTATATGGCAAATCAAGTTGTCTTGCCGGTAGTGACCGGAAGGGGATGTGTTGGGGTATGTGCGTTTTGTTCTCCGACAGTCGGAGTATTCCAGAAACGTCCCGTAGGGCATGTTATGGAAGAAATCGATTTATTATTTTCTAGATACAATTTCGATATTCTCAATATCCTTAACGAGATGTTCTATCAGAATAAGGAGGACATTTTACAGTTTTGCCAAGAATACAAGAAATTAAAAGTTCGAAAACCCTGGATGGCTGCAATGCGGGTAGATGTGAAAGGCATCGATGAGGATACTTTTGTTGCGATGAAAGAGGCTGGATGTATTTTAACCGGGGCTGGCATAGAGAGTGGATCCAATAAGGTATTAAAGATTATGAAAAAGCTGACTTCTAAAGAGCAGATCATAAATTTTTATAGATGGTCAAAAAAAACTTGTTTGCCTTCTCTAGGAACATTTATGGTCGGAAATGAGAGAGAAGCTAAGGAGGATATTAAGGAAACAATTGATATGGTTATCGCTGAGGAAATGAATTGTGACGCAAGCTTAACACATGCTTATCCCGGCACGCAGATCTATAAGAATGCTTTAAAGAGGGGATTAGTCAGCAATGAAAGGGACTATTATAAAAGAGCGCTTTTTACCCCTACCCCCTATGATCTATCATGGATAAATAGGGAGGCCTATCTGAATATCAGCGATATCCCAAATGATCGTTTCTGGGAAGTGATCTTCGGTGAGCTTAGGCGCTTTTATACTTTTTTATATAAAAGATTTAGGGTAATAGACCTTCAATATAAATATAACCGGTTATTTTCAGCTGTTGTGGTTATCGGGATATGTTCAGAATGCGGTAGCCCAATTAAAATACATTCTAGCTTTGATCTATTAGGGCAATTAACCTATTGTCCTAAATGTTACTCTGTTTTATACGCAGATTATTATAAGCTTATTGATTTTTCCGGCCATTTTGATTTTTTATGCCGTCAATTGATGATGACAGAGAAATTGATAATTGTTGGGACTGAATTACAAGCAATGAATCTATTGCGCTATGATCATTTCGGGCTAAATTTCAAAAAAATAAAGGGTTTTCTCGACTTTAAAAAGAAAGGTAATCAAGATTCGTTATTTGCTTATATACCAAAAATAAAAACAGATGAATTGCTTTCTATACTACCTGATACTATTCTGGTAGCTGATGATCAAGCTTACGATGCAGAGCTCAAACTAATGGTATTCTATTCAAGGAACAAGATAAGCGTCCCTAAAATTTTGAATTTAATCCCCCATAATAAAGCTTTTGGCCTGAACATATCAAAATATGTCCGTAAGTTTATTACGCGGTTGAGAATAAGGGGTATTATCTATAGAATGATTTGTTCTTTAGCCATCCTGCTGCTGGAATCTATCGCACTTTTTCCTAAAGCTATTCCTTTTCTTGCACAAAAATCTAAACCATTCCTGAAACGAGTATTGGGAGCTGCTTTTGCAAGAAAATTAAGGCGGTTATGTTTAAAACTTATTTCTTAA
- a CDS encoding radical SAM/SPASM domain-containing protein gives MKAGKRNKKNLSMRDKSMGYEIKDTCFNGLSTVNIELTSVCNKNCWMCGRRKVDREYPELALNYSDMKFDLVEDIAGQLPDGVVVQFHNNGEPLLYPRFGKAVSLFKRQIRCMDTNGKLLLEKAGEIINNLDTLTVSTFENDEDADEQYTLVRKFIKLKGKRKPNIIIRCLGNVDLKKYQKFNCIIATRILHSPMGSFNYKRNPTVPEIGICLDFLNHLVIRSDGKVSICVRFDPKGLGVIGDCNKDRLIDIWNSPLRKKWINLHIKGKRKNIPLCNYCEFWGVPTGY, from the coding sequence ATGAAGGCAGGAAAGCGGAATAAAAAGAATCTATCTATGAGGGATAAAAGCATGGGTTATGAAATTAAAGATACATGTTTCAACGGCCTGAGTACGGTAAATATTGAATTAACCAGTGTTTGTAATAAGAATTGCTGGATGTGCGGTAGAAGGAAGGTAGACAGGGAATACCCCGAACTCGCTCTTAATTATAGCGATATGAAGTTTGATCTTGTTGAAGATATCGCCGGGCAATTGCCGGACGGGGTGGTTGTCCAGTTCCATAATAATGGTGAACCGTTGCTTTACCCTCGCTTCGGAAAGGCCGTCAGTCTTTTTAAACGGCAGATACGCTGCATGGACACCAATGGTAAATTATTGCTTGAGAAAGCAGGAGAGATTATTAATAATCTAGATACATTAACTGTATCTACATTTGAAAATGATGAAGATGCAGATGAGCAGTATACTCTTGTAAGGAAGTTTATAAAACTAAAGGGGAAGAGAAAACCGAATATCATCATCAGATGCCTGGGGAACGTTGACCTAAAAAAATACCAGAAGTTTAACTGTATTATAGCTACGAGGATATTGCATTCTCCGATGGGCAGTTTTAACTACAAAAGGAACCCTACTGTTCCCGAAATAGGGATTTGCCTGGATTTCCTCAATCATTTAGTCATTAGGAGCGACGGAAAAGTTTCAATTTGTGTAAGATTCGATCCTAAAGGTTTAGGAGTGATCGGGGATTGCAATAAAGATAGATTGATTGATATCTGGAATAGTCCGCTGCGTAAAAAATGGATAAATCTTCATATTAAAGGAAAAAGAAAAAATATCCCTTTATGTAATTATTGCGAATTTTGGGGAGTGCCGACGGGATATTAA
- a CDS encoding radical SAM protein: MVKGNILLVFSDISHYSLHRGYFHYGLASISSFLKEKLGCQVRLFHLKTDIGKSEFTGRIKDFVPDIVAFSSTTNSFPLVKKYAQWVKDYSNEILTVCGGVHAIISPGDILSDPSFDVVIHGDGEYSMSVLSSEWLKNRKIPNAKGIWHKEGDKIIQNGCAVVEDLDLLPFPDWDLFNYGDLSASLQRQGGFMMSRGCPYECSYCCNSAIKKAYRDGNARYVRFKSPQRAISEIKYFIGKFPEIRTLYFDDDILPLNREWFNSFTQLYKQEINMPYWCNVRPNLLNAEIARTLADSGCVRVNIGIESGNEALRNNILRRGLTDRSIESAVRHLKNNKLYIYSFNILGIPHEEKKDLLDTVKINARLDIDKIQATVFYPYPKTELYKLCLSEDLIIPSKWLIEYLGGTILKFKLAQKNRIFFTELMINPLCKIYRKLPVNISENLLKILYSELSSLTLLPVSSIIIRIMLRSKFVAQLSRSIYRKAITPLPARIN, translated from the coding sequence ATGGTTAAGGGGAATATTTTATTAGTATTTTCGGACATTTCGCATTATTCATTGCACAGGGGTTATTTTCATTACGGGCTGGCAAGTATTTCTTCTTTTTTGAAAGAAAAACTGGGATGCCAGGTCCGTCTTTTTCATCTAAAGACGGATATAGGAAAAAGTGAATTTACTGGCAGGATTAAAGATTTCGTCCCCGATATTGTAGCTTTCAGTTCAACTACTAATAGTTTCCCCCTAGTAAAAAAATACGCCCAATGGGTGAAAGATTATAGTAATGAGATTTTGACAGTTTGCGGGGGTGTGCATGCTATTATCTCCCCGGGAGATATTCTTTCGGATCCTAGTTTCGATGTTGTAATCCATGGCGACGGAGAATATTCAATGTCAGTTTTATCTTCAGAATGGCTGAAGAATAGAAAGATTCCTAATGCTAAGGGGATTTGGCACAAGGAGGGAGATAAAATAATACAGAATGGCTGTGCTGTAGTGGAAGACCTGGATTTACTTCCTTTTCCTGACTGGGATTTGTTTAATTACGGTGATTTGTCTGCTTCATTACAAAGACAGGGTGGATTTATGATGTCGCGGGGTTGCCCCTATGAGTGTAGTTATTGCTGCAACAGCGCTATAAAAAAAGCCTACAGGGATGGTAATGCCCGTTATGTCAGGTTTAAAAGTCCGCAGAGGGCTATCTCAGAAATAAAGTATTTCATTGGAAAGTTCCCGGAAATACGTACTTTGTATTTTGATGATGATATATTGCCCTTAAACAGAGAATGGTTTAATTCTTTTACTCAGTTGTATAAACAAGAGATTAATATGCCTTATTGGTGTAATGTGCGGCCTAATTTACTAAACGCTGAGATAGCCAGGACTTTAGCTGATTCTGGCTGCGTAAGGGTAAACATCGGAATAGAAAGCGGGAACGAGGCTTTAAGAAACAATATCTTAAGGAGGGGCTTGACAGATAGAAGTATCGAGAGTGCAGTCAGGCATTTAAAAAACAATAAGCTCTATATTTATAGTTTTAATATTTTGGGTATTCCCCATGAAGAAAAAAAGGATTTATTAGATACGGTTAAAATTAATGCAAGGTTAGATATTGATAAAATCCAGGCAACAGTGTTTTACCCTTATCCTAAGACCGAATTATATAAACTTTGTTTAAGCGAAGATTTAATTATTCCATCAAAATGGCTAATTGAATATCTAGGCGGTACTATTTTGAAATTTAAGCTTGCCCAAAAGAACAGGATTTTCTTTACTGAGCTAATGATTAATCCATTGTGTAAGATTTACCGTAAATTGCCGGTTAATATTTCAGAAAACCTGTTGAAAATACTCTATTCTGAATTATCTAGTCTTACGCTATTGCCTGTAAGCAGTATAATCATTAGAATAATGCTTAGGTCAAAATTTGTTGCGCAATTATCCAGGTCCATTTATAGGAAAGCTATTACTCCGCTTCCAGCGCGGATTAATTAG
- a CDS encoding WecB/TagA/CpsF family glycosyltransferase, translated as MLNKKFKKFSILKVHISAIDIKDACSSVDEAISKKQKKYICVCPVSTIMECKNNKRVLESVNSADLVTPDGMPVVWIGRMLGHKNIKRVYGPELMQEICRVSVR; from the coding sequence ATGTTAAATAAAAAATTCAAAAAATTTAGCATTTTAAAAGTACACATCTCAGCGATAGACATAAAGGATGCCTGTTCATCGGTAGATGAGGCGATATCTAAAAAGCAGAAAAAGTATATTTGTGTATGTCCGGTAAGTACGATTATGGAATGTAAGAATAACAAAAGGGTTCTGGAGAGCGTTAATTCCGCGGATTTAGTCACCCCCGACGGTATGCCGGTAGTTTGGATAGGGAGGATGCTGGGGCATAAGAATATAAAAAGGGTATATGGCCCGGAATTAATGCAGGAAATTTGCAGGGTTTCCGTAAGAAA
- a CDS encoding zinc-binding dehydrogenase has translation MKTLAAVLHKINHPLKIEELNIPNLRKGQVLVKIAYSGICHTQLNEIKGLKGEDKFLPHTLGHEGSGIVDSIGPGVKKVKTNDKVVLTWIKGSGGNALPISYKGKNGLIVNSGAIATFLTYAVIAENRLVKIPDEMPLYEAALLGCAIPTGAGIIINTIKMRTGSSIAIFGVGGIGSSALLAAKLNGAAIIIAIDISDDKLERSLKLGATHIINAAKEDVLSAIMGLTSQKGVDYTIECAGRCETMEIAFKSARDRGGVCVIAGNLPQGEKILIDPFDLIRGKQIVGTWGGETNPDRDIPLYAQWYLKGKLGLSDLITHCFKLNRVNEALEGLNCGKAGRILIDMNEQ, from the coding sequence ATGAAAACTTTAGCTGCGGTATTACATAAAATAAATCATCCTTTAAAAATAGAAGAATTGAATATTCCTAACCTCAGGAAGGGGCAGGTTTTAGTTAAAATCGCCTATAGCGGTATTTGTCATACGCAGTTAAACGAAATTAAGGGGTTAAAAGGTGAGGATAAATTCTTGCCGCATACATTAGGGCACGAGGGTTCTGGCATCGTTGATTCGATAGGGCCAGGTGTAAAAAAAGTTAAAACCAATGATAAGGTCGTACTAACGTGGATTAAAGGAAGCGGAGGCAATGCTTTACCAATTTCGTATAAAGGGAAAAATGGTTTAATAGTCAATTCTGGCGCTATAGCTACGTTTTTAACCTATGCTGTTATTGCAGAAAATCGCCTGGTAAAGATTCCAGATGAGATGCCTTTATATGAAGCTGCTCTTTTAGGCTGCGCGATACCCACAGGCGCCGGTATTATTATCAATACGATAAAAATGAGAACTGGCAGCAGTATTGCTATTTTTGGCGTAGGGGGGATCGGATCAAGTGCTTTATTAGCGGCAAAGCTAAATGGTGCCGCGATAATTATCGCTATTGATATTTCAGATGATAAGCTTGAAAGATCTCTTAAATTGGGAGCTACCCATATTATAAACGCGGCCAAAGAAGATGTCTTATCGGCTATTATGGGACTTACGTCTCAAAAAGGAGTTGATTATACGATTGAGTGCGCAGGAAGATGCGAGACAATGGAAATCGCTTTTAAATCAGCTAGAGACAGGGGAGGAGTATGCGTAATAGCAGGAAATTTACCTCAAGGAGAGAAAATTTTAATTGATCCCTTTGACCTGATCAGGGGCAAACAAATTGTTGGCACTTGGGGAGGAGAAACAAACCCGGATAGAGACATACCGTTATATGCGCAGTGGTACTTAAAGGGTAAGCTGGGATTAAGCGATTTGATTACCCATTGTTTCAAACTAAATCGGGTAAATGAAGCACTTGAAGGTCTAAATTGCGGCAAGGCAGGCAGGATATTAATAGACATGAATGAGCAATAG
- a CDS encoding transketolase C-terminal domain-containing protein: MKDMRQEFADTLLEVGKMDKNLMVMVGDISHFRLQDFAKACPGRYYNIGICEPTIVNMAAGLSKLGFYPVVHTIAPFIVERSYEQIKLDFCYQKLGANIITVGSAFDYSTLGCTHHCYVDFALLKPLPETQIFFPSSPIELNTLFKQTYNNGKLSYFRVPKLSHGYVFSQDKLMVGKGMVISTGKDITVVVTGPQLKTVLNAAIQLKKEGIDVEIIYIHTIKPFDEELVLGSINKTKRVFVIEEHSMYGGMGDEILRITRGMGGVKYSFISIPDIFIRDYGSYEDICGILGFTVENILKKVKDDLF; this comes from the coding sequence ATGAAAGATATGCGTCAGGAGTTTGCTGATACCCTTTTGGAAGTAGGAAAGATGGATAAAAATCTTATGGTTATGGTCGGTGATATAAGCCATTTTAGACTGCAAGATTTTGCTAAGGCCTGTCCGGGCCGCTACTACAATATCGGTATCTGTGAGCCGACAATAGTAAATATGGCGGCAGGCTTATCAAAGCTTGGTTTTTACCCGGTTGTGCATACCATAGCACCTTTTATTGTAGAAAGGTCTTATGAACAAATAAAATTGGATTTCTGTTATCAAAAATTAGGGGCTAACATTATTACTGTCGGCAGTGCCTTTGACTATTCTACGTTAGGCTGTACGCACCACTGTTATGTGGATTTTGCTTTATTAAAACCTTTACCTGAGACACAAATTTTTTTCCCGTCTTCTCCCATAGAATTAAATACTCTATTCAAACAAACTTACAATAATGGAAAGTTATCTTATTTTAGAGTGCCAAAATTATCCCATGGTTATGTCTTTAGCCAAGACAAGCTTATGGTAGGTAAGGGTATGGTTATAAGTACAGGCAAGGATATTACCGTAGTAGTTACAGGTCCTCAGTTAAAAACTGTTTTGAATGCGGCTATTCAATTAAAGAAAGAAGGAATTGATGTTGAGATAATTTATATCCATACTATCAAACCTTTTGATGAAGAATTAGTGTTGGGTAGTATCAATAAAACGAAAAGGGTTTTTGTCATAGAAGAACATAGTATGTATGGGGGGATGGGGGATGAAATCTTAAGAATCACCAGGGGTATGGGTGGAGTGAAGTATTCTTTTATCTCTATACCTGATATATTCATCAGAGATTATGGTTCATACGAAGATATTTGTGGAATTTTAGGTTTTACTGTTGAAAACATTCTAAAGAAAGTCAAGGACGATTTATTTTAA
- a CDS encoding class I SAM-dependent methyltransferase yields the protein MKEKNAEVIRLAKQFGREFFDGDRKCGYGGYKYDGRWKLIVERMKDYYKLADNASILDIGCAKGFMLHDFKEQMPKAIVAGIDISEYAIENSMPSVKSFLKVASAENLPYPDKSFDLVISINSIHNLPFQRLKIALKEIERVCRGNSYITVDAWRNDLERENLFKWVLTAETMMHVDEWEKLFKEVGYAGDYWWFIAD from the coding sequence ATGAAAGAAAAAAATGCAGAAGTTATCCGTCTAGCTAAGCAGTTCGGCAGAGAGTTTTTTGACGGAGATAGAAAATGTGGTTACGGCGGATATAAATATGACGGCCGATGGAAATTGATTGTAGAACGCATGAAAGATTATTATAAACTAGCAGATAATGCTTCAATCCTAGATATCGGATGCGCTAAAGGATTTATGCTCCATGATTTTAAAGAACAGATGCCAAAAGCTATTGTGGCCGGTATAGATATAAGTGAATATGCGATTGAAAATTCCATGCCTTCAGTAAAATCTTTTCTTAAGGTTGCCAGCGCGGAAAATCTTCCCTATCCTGATAAATCCTTTGATTTAGTTATCTCTATTAATTCAATTCATAATTTGCCTTTTCAGCGGCTTAAAATAGCCCTTAAAGAGATAGAACGTGTTTGCAGGGGGAATAGCTATATAACGGTAGATGCCTGGCGTAACGATTTGGAGCGCGAAAATTTATTTAAATGGGTTCTTACAGCTGAAACAATGATGCATGTGGATGAGTGGGAGAAACTATTCAAGGAAGTGGGGTATGCGGGAGACTACTGGTGGTTCATAGCGGATTAA